One region of Salvelinus namaycush isolate Seneca chromosome 3, SaNama_1.0, whole genome shotgun sequence genomic DNA includes:
- the LOC120044250 gene encoding complement C1q-like protein 2 — protein MHIFPMRAFLVPLVLLICHLGVAKDIPSEDESSHLQTALHFDIKSELRDLRDMVVLQRAELSRTMTELRDTKTQVEGLKTENSVMESRLMSSEGQLEALKTENAAILSRVTSTESEVEKLQRENAERPKVAFSTSLGKTGHQGPFNTATTVVYKNIFTNTGEHYNQATGIFTAPVRGVYHFSFTMGDFLQSTVMGLSLFKNDQLIIHSGEVGDHQQFRNASNAVILQLEVGDVVFMQLPANYRIYDDSNHRNTFTGILLFPV, from the exons ATGCATATTTTCCCAATGAGAGCTTTTCTAGTTCCATTGGTGTTGCTGATCTGTCATTTGGGAGTAGCTAAGGACATTCCAAGTGAAGATGAATCCTCTCACTTACAGACAGCCCTTCACTTTGACATCAAGTCTGAGCTGAGAGATCTGAGAGACATGGTGGTGCTGCAAAGAGCAGAGCTGAGCCGCACCATGACTGAACTACGAGACACTAAGACTCAGGTGGAGGGGCTGAAAACAGAGAACTCAG TCATGGAGTCCAGGCTGATGAGTTCTGAAGGACAACTTGAGGCATTGAAGACAGAAAATGCAG CCATACTGAGCAGGGTAACATCCACTGAGAGTGAGGTTGAGAAACTGCAGAGGGAGAATGCAG AGAGACCCAAGGTGGCATTTTCAACCTCTTTGGGAAAAACTGGACACCAAGGACCATTCAACACTGCCACCACCGTAGTTTACAAGAACATCTTCACAAACACCGGTGAACACTACAACCAAGCTACAG GTATCTTCACAGCACCTGTGAGAGGGGTCTACCACTTCAGCTTCACAATGGGTGATTTCCTCCAGTCAACTGTTATGGGCCTATCCCTGTTCAAGAATGATCAGCTAATAATTCATTCAGGGGAAGTAGGTGACCATCAGCAGTTTAGAAATGCATCCAATGCAGTCATACTACAGCTGGAAGTGGGAGATGTCGTTTTTATGCAACTCCCTGCAAACTACAGGATTTATGATGATTCAAATCACCGTAACACTTTTACTGGCATTCTACTCTTCCCTGTTTGA